One window of Myxocyprinus asiaticus isolate MX2 ecotype Aquarium Trade chromosome 6, UBuf_Myxa_2, whole genome shotgun sequence genomic DNA carries:
- the ttc19 gene encoding tetratricopeptide repeat protein 19, mitochondrial isoform X2, whose protein sequence is MALNSYCRQISAQISRMKHCVSDCARNVSVSSLSFARIKALQQPTSLFMPSSRFQSSWHRRRSWHCGVNAPGVGGNRHTNAAAFSKWSFAAWGAIAFSLFGSSDERTEEQKLEDELILLLKKAKAEKLFKAAMSFMLSGGTPQDDNAVIEMSLKLASIYASQNKNELAEHGFQFCTESLETKIEKDKDLPPESLSDEKRKDTRLLLGLSLDARARYLAANRRFTGACRDYRNALQICLEEQGETHPQTLVLMSDLATVLDLQGKHDEALAHLKRAVELGRAAGHPDQHVLLGNMAGILMHKGEFEESGKLYQEALALAQAAGDGEAVEQLQEGLKELANRKDGQTKSNTEEQELKK, encoded by the exons ATGGCGCTGAACTCATACTGTCGACAGATCTCTGCACAGATATCTCGCATGAAGCATTGTGTGAGCGACTGTGCGAGAAATGTATCTGTGTCCAGTTTATCTTTTGCAAGAATCAAAGCGCTGCAGCAGCCGACTAGCTTGTTTATGCCATCGAGCCGCTTTCAAAGCAGCTGGCACAGAAGAAGGTCATGGCACTGCGGCGTTAATGCCCCAGGCGTCGGTGGGAACCGTCACACAAACGCAGCTGCATTTAGCAAGTGGAGTTTCGCAGCATGGGGTGCCATTG CTTTTTCACTTTTTGGAAGCTCTGATGAGAGGACTGAGGAACAAAAGCTTGAAGATGAGCTTATTCTGCTCCTGAAGAAAGCCAAG GCTGAGAAACTTTTCAAAGCAGCCATGAGTTTCATGTTGTCTGGAGGAACGCCACAG GATGACAATGCAGTGATTGAAATGTCGCTGAAGCTGGCCAGCATATACGCATCTCAAAACAA GAACGAGTTGGCGGAGCATGGCTTCCAGTTCTGCACAGAGTCTTTAGAGACCAAGATTGAGAAAGACAAGGACCTTCCACCAGAAAGCCTGTCAG ATGAGAAGCGTAAAGACACCAGGTTGCTGCTGGGTCTTAGTCTGGATGCAAGGGCTCGTTATTTGGCAGCTAATCGTCGTTTCACAGGGGCCTGCAGGGATTACCGGAATGCCCTGCAGATCTGTCTGGAGGAGCAAGGAGAGACCCACCCACAG ACCCTGGTTCTTATGAGTGACCTGGCGACTGTGTTGGACCTGCAAGGGAAGCATGACGAGGCGCTGGCTCACTTGAAGAGGGCTGTTGAGCTTGGACGGGCAGCGGGTCATCCTGATCAGCATGTGCTGTTAGGAAATATGGCAGGAATTCTGATGCACAAAG GAGAGTTTGAGGAGTCTGGTAAACTGTATCAGGAAGCTTTGGCCCTGGCACAAGCAGCTGGAGATGGAGAGGCCGTTGAGCAGCTTCAGGAGGGGCTGAAAGAGCTGGCCAACAGGAAAGATGGGCAAACCAAGAGCAATACTGAGGAACAGGAGCTTAAGAAATGA
- the ttc19 gene encoding tetratricopeptide repeat protein 19, mitochondrial isoform X1, protein MALNSYCRQISAQISRMKHCVSDCARNVSVSSLSFARIKALQQPTSLFMPSSRFQSSWHRRRSWHCGVNAPGVGGNRHTNAAAFSKWSFAAWGAIAFSLFGSSDERTEEQKLEDELILLLKKAKYSMMIGELDAANVFLHKAVRLAHQMHNNDAIIYTYSLMANLAFVQGQLDNAEKLFKAAMSFMLSGGTPQDDNAVIEMSLKLASIYASQNKNELAEHGFQFCTESLETKIEKDKDLPPESLSDEKRKDTRLLLGLSLDARARYLAANRRFTGACRDYRNALQICLEEQGETHPQTLVLMSDLATVLDLQGKHDEALAHLKRAVELGRAAGHPDQHVLLGNMAGILMHKGEFEESGKLYQEALALAQAAGDGEAVEQLQEGLKELANRKDGQTKSNTEEQELKK, encoded by the exons ATGGCGCTGAACTCATACTGTCGACAGATCTCTGCACAGATATCTCGCATGAAGCATTGTGTGAGCGACTGTGCGAGAAATGTATCTGTGTCCAGTTTATCTTTTGCAAGAATCAAAGCGCTGCAGCAGCCGACTAGCTTGTTTATGCCATCGAGCCGCTTTCAAAGCAGCTGGCACAGAAGAAGGTCATGGCACTGCGGCGTTAATGCCCCAGGCGTCGGTGGGAACCGTCACACAAACGCAGCTGCATTTAGCAAGTGGAGTTTCGCAGCATGGGGTGCCATTG CTTTTTCACTTTTTGGAAGCTCTGATGAGAGGACTGAGGAACAAAAGCTTGAAGATGAGCTTATTCTGCTCCTGAAGAAAGCCAAG TACAGCATGATGATTGGGGAACTGGACGCAGCCAATGTTTTTTTACACAAAGCTGTTCGACTGGCACATCAGATGCACAATAATGATGCCATCATATACACATACAGCCTG ATGGCGAATCTTGCCTTTGTTCAAGGTCAGCTGGATAAT GCTGAGAAACTTTTCAAAGCAGCCATGAGTTTCATGTTGTCTGGAGGAACGCCACAG GATGACAATGCAGTGATTGAAATGTCGCTGAAGCTGGCCAGCATATACGCATCTCAAAACAA GAACGAGTTGGCGGAGCATGGCTTCCAGTTCTGCACAGAGTCTTTAGAGACCAAGATTGAGAAAGACAAGGACCTTCCACCAGAAAGCCTGTCAG ATGAGAAGCGTAAAGACACCAGGTTGCTGCTGGGTCTTAGTCTGGATGCAAGGGCTCGTTATTTGGCAGCTAATCGTCGTTTCACAGGGGCCTGCAGGGATTACCGGAATGCCCTGCAGATCTGTCTGGAGGAGCAAGGAGAGACCCACCCACAG ACCCTGGTTCTTATGAGTGACCTGGCGACTGTGTTGGACCTGCAAGGGAAGCATGACGAGGCGCTGGCTCACTTGAAGAGGGCTGTTGAGCTTGGACGGGCAGCGGGTCATCCTGATCAGCATGTGCTGTTAGGAAATATGGCAGGAATTCTGATGCACAAAG GAGAGTTTGAGGAGTCTGGTAAACTGTATCAGGAAGCTTTGGCCCTGGCACAAGCAGCTGGAGATGGAGAGGCCGTTGAGCAGCTTCAGGAGGGGCTGAAAGAGCTGGCCAACAGGAAAGATGGGCAAACCAAGAGCAATACTGAGGAACAGGAGCTTAAGAAATGA
- the ttc19 gene encoding tetratricopeptide repeat protein 19, mitochondrial isoform X3, whose translation MMIGELDAANVFLHKAVRLAHQMHNNDAIIYTYSLMANLAFVQGQLDNAEKLFKAAMSFMLSGGTPQDDNAVIEMSLKLASIYASQNKNELAEHGFQFCTESLETKIEKDKDLPPESLSDEKRKDTRLLLGLSLDARARYLAANRRFTGACRDYRNALQICLEEQGETHPQTLVLMSDLATVLDLQGKHDEALAHLKRAVELGRAAGHPDQHVLLGNMAGILMHKGEFEESGKLYQEALALAQAAGDGEAVEQLQEGLKELANRKDGQTKSNTEEQELKK comes from the exons ATGATGATTGGGGAACTGGACGCAGCCAATGTTTTTTTACACAAAGCTGTTCGACTGGCACATCAGATGCACAATAATGATGCCATCATATACACATACAGCCTG ATGGCGAATCTTGCCTTTGTTCAAGGTCAGCTGGATAAT GCTGAGAAACTTTTCAAAGCAGCCATGAGTTTCATGTTGTCTGGAGGAACGCCACAG GATGACAATGCAGTGATTGAAATGTCGCTGAAGCTGGCCAGCATATACGCATCTCAAAACAA GAACGAGTTGGCGGAGCATGGCTTCCAGTTCTGCACAGAGTCTTTAGAGACCAAGATTGAGAAAGACAAGGACCTTCCACCAGAAAGCCTGTCAG ATGAGAAGCGTAAAGACACCAGGTTGCTGCTGGGTCTTAGTCTGGATGCAAGGGCTCGTTATTTGGCAGCTAATCGTCGTTTCACAGGGGCCTGCAGGGATTACCGGAATGCCCTGCAGATCTGTCTGGAGGAGCAAGGAGAGACCCACCCACAG ACCCTGGTTCTTATGAGTGACCTGGCGACTGTGTTGGACCTGCAAGGGAAGCATGACGAGGCGCTGGCTCACTTGAAGAGGGCTGTTGAGCTTGGACGGGCAGCGGGTCATCCTGATCAGCATGTGCTGTTAGGAAATATGGCAGGAATTCTGATGCACAAAG GAGAGTTTGAGGAGTCTGGTAAACTGTATCAGGAAGCTTTGGCCCTGGCACAAGCAGCTGGAGATGGAGAGGCCGTTGAGCAGCTTCAGGAGGGGCTGAAAGAGCTGGCCAACAGGAAAGATGGGCAAACCAAGAGCAATACTGAGGAACAGGAGCTTAAGAAATGA